The following proteins are encoded in a genomic region of Pyrinomonadaceae bacterium:
- a CDS encoding acyclic terpene utilization AtuA family protein: MKEKIRIAAGQGFWGDLPDAPVRQVQGGALDYLMLDYLAEVTMSIMQKQKARDPNAGYARDFVPLMKQILPACVERDIKVVANAGGVNVPGCATAVRNVAQELGLGGKVKIGIVTGDDILDRIDDLLNRGVELRNLDTDEPLATVRDRIQSANAYLGAAPIVEALNRGANVVITGRSTDTGLTLGPMIHEFGWAADDWDKLSSGTIAGHIIECGAQCSGGNCQYEWQSIPDLADVGFPIAEASPDGTFVITKHEGTGGRVNVPSIKEQLLYEMGDPHAYITPDCVADFTTIRLADDGRDRVRVCGIKGRPATDSLKVSISFSAGFKAVGTLVYAWPDAYAKAKAADQILRSRLDRLGLKFDQVLTEFVGANATHGPLAGEPSPDLAEVQLRVGVRGDDRAAIERFTKEIAPLVLTGPPAVTGFAGGRPKVEEIVAYWPALIPKSEIVSHVEVLET; the protein is encoded by the coding sequence ATGAAAGAAAAGATTCGCATCGCAGCAGGTCAGGGTTTCTGGGGTGATCTCCCCGACGCCCCCGTACGCCAGGTCCAAGGCGGGGCCCTCGACTATTTAATGCTCGACTATCTGGCTGAGGTCACCATGTCGATCATGCAGAAGCAGAAGGCGCGCGATCCAAATGCGGGCTATGCGCGCGACTTCGTGCCGCTGATGAAGCAAATTCTGCCGGCTTGCGTTGAACGTGACATTAAGGTCGTTGCGAACGCCGGCGGCGTTAATGTCCCTGGCTGCGCAACCGCGGTGCGAAACGTGGCGCAGGAGTTGGGCCTTGGCGGTAAAGTCAAAATCGGAATTGTCACGGGCGATGACATTCTCGATCGGATCGACGACCTGTTGAATCGCGGAGTCGAGCTCCGCAATCTGGACACGGATGAGCCGCTCGCGACTGTTCGCGATCGAATCCAAAGCGCCAATGCTTACCTCGGCGCCGCGCCGATTGTTGAGGCGCTCAACCGAGGCGCGAACGTGGTCATTACCGGACGCTCGACTGATACCGGACTGACTCTGGGCCCGATGATTCATGAGTTCGGGTGGGCGGCAGACGATTGGGACAAGCTCTCATCGGGAACGATCGCCGGTCACATCATCGAATGCGGCGCGCAGTGCTCGGGCGGAAACTGCCAGTACGAGTGGCAGAGCATCCCCGACCTGGCCGACGTGGGATTTCCGATCGCCGAAGCGTCGCCTGATGGCACATTCGTTATCACGAAACATGAAGGCACCGGCGGCCGCGTGAACGTTCCCTCGATTAAAGAACAACTGCTCTACGAGATGGGCGATCCGCACGCGTACATCACGCCGGACTGCGTCGCGGACTTCACCACAATTCGATTGGCGGATGACGGGCGAGATCGCGTGCGCGTGTGCGGGATCAAAGGTCGTCCGGCGACGGATTCTTTGAAGGTCTCGATCAGCTTTTCGGCGGGATTCAAGGCGGTTGGAACATTGGTGTACGCGTGGCCCGATGCCTACGCCAAAGCGAAAGCGGCGGATCAAATCCTGCGGTCGCGTCTCGATCGGCTTGGACTAAAATTCGATCAGGTGCTGACGGAGTTTGTTGGAGCAAACGCGACCCACGGTCCATTGGCCGGCGAGCCTTCACCGGACTTGGCCGAAGTGCAACTGCGCGTCGGCGTGCGAGGAGACGATCGCGCAGCGATCGAGCGGTTTACGAAAGAAATCGCGCCGCTGGTTTTGACGGGACCGCCAGCGGTGACGGGTTTTGCCGGCGGCCGCCCAAAAGTGGAAGAGATCGTGGCGTATTGGCCGGCGCTGATCCCGAAGAGCGAGATTGTCTCGCACGTCGAAGTGCTCGAAACGTAG
- a CDS encoding enoyl-CoA hydratase-related protein, translated as MAESETVLFETRDGVAYLTMNRPEKRNALNEDLVTGLKAALRRANADDATRCIVLRGAGSDFCAGADLSALQKIAGASVAENLEDAQSLAELFLLIRELNVPVVAAVRGRALAGGSGLALACDIVLAERDARFGFPEVKIGFVPAMVMAILRRSASEKKAFELITTGVEISAGEAAQLGLVNQVFNSDKFESEVESFARGFAKMSRSALSLAKKLFYSTDGVAFPDALAAGVDINATARMTKDCRAGIARFLEK; from the coding sequence ATGGCAGAATCCGAAACAGTATTGTTTGAGACGCGCGATGGCGTGGCGTACTTGACGATGAACCGTCCGGAAAAGCGCAACGCGCTGAATGAGGACCTGGTTACTGGGCTTAAGGCAGCGTTACGCCGGGCGAATGCAGATGATGCCACCCGGTGCATCGTGCTGCGCGGAGCTGGTTCTGATTTCTGTGCCGGGGCCGACCTGTCAGCCCTCCAGAAAATCGCCGGGGCTTCCGTCGCCGAGAACCTGGAAGATGCGCAGTCGCTCGCCGAGTTGTTTCTGTTGATTCGCGAGCTGAATGTTCCAGTTGTAGCTGCCGTTCGCGGTCGCGCGTTGGCGGGCGGCAGCGGGCTCGCGCTGGCTTGCGACATTGTTCTCGCCGAACGCGACGCGCGCTTTGGCTTCCCTGAAGTTAAAATCGGTTTTGTGCCGGCGATGGTGATGGCGATCCTGCGGCGGAGTGCGTCGGAGAAGAAGGCCTTCGAGTTGATTACGACCGGCGTTGAGATCTCAGCCGGCGAGGCTGCGCAACTCGGTCTGGTGAATCAGGTTTTTAACTCCGACAAGTTTGAGTCAGAAGTCGAATCGTTCGCGCGGGGCTTTGCAAAGATGAGTCGTTCTGCGCTCAGCTTAGCGAAAAAGCTTTTCTATTCAACTGACGGGGTGGCGTTTCCTGACGCGTTGGCCGCGGGCGTGGACATCAATGCTACCGCGCGGATGACGAAGGATTGTCGAGCGGGAATTGCGCGTTTTCTCGAGAAATAG
- a CDS encoding cobalamin B12-binding domain-containing protein: protein MAQAERKIRVLVAKPGLDGHDRGAKVIARALRDAGMEVIYTGLRQTPEMIAAAALQEDVDAVGVSILSGAHNTLCPRIVSLLREQGMKDTLVVLGGIVPQEDIPKLKEQGVAEIFLPGTSTQDIAKFIRENVRPRE, encoded by the coding sequence ATGGCCCAAGCAGAAAGAAAGATTCGCGTGCTCGTCGCAAAGCCAGGTCTTGATGGTCACGACCGTGGCGCGAAAGTCATCGCGCGCGCCCTCCGTGATGCCGGCATGGAAGTCATTTACACGGGCCTCCGTCAGACTCCTGAAATGATTGCCGCTGCGGCGCTACAGGAAGATGTGGATGCGGTCGGAGTTTCGATTCTGAGCGGCGCTCACAACACGCTTTGTCCGCGCATCGTCTCGCTACTCCGCGAACAGGGGATGAAAGACACCCTGGTGGTTTTGGGAGGCATCGTCCCGCAAGAAGATATTCCGAAGCTGAAGGAACAGGGAGTGGCGGAGATTTTCCTGCCGGGCACTTCAACCCAGGACATCGCGAAGTTCATCCGCGAGAATGTTCGGCCGCGCGAGTGA
- a CDS encoding methylmalonyl-CoA mutase family protein: MPTTDTAIEQPPKASGNAGERKSSFRTVSLDEVNRLYSPADVAQINTENDIGSPGEFPYTRGIHASGYRGKLWTMRQFAGFGTPEETNLRFKYLSREGQTGLSVAYDLPTLMGYDADSPLSEGEVGKCGVAVSSLADMEALFDGIDLEQVTVSQTINAPASVLLAMYLVVAEKQGADWKKISGTLQNDILKEYIAQKEWIYPIRSAMKLVIDTFEFCTEQVPRYNPISVSGYHIREAGATALQELAFTLRDGIEYVDWGIRAGLDIDRFVPRISFFFNAHNDFFEEIAKYRAARRIWARVMRDRFGSSSERTLKLRFHTQTAGVSLTVQQPLNNVVRVAIQALAGVLGGTNSLHTDSYDEALALPTDRAALLSLRTQQIIAEESGVANTVDPLGGSYFVESLTQKMEDGARDYFERIDNMGGMVEAIEKGFPQREIQDSAYQYQKALEAGEQTIVGVNKYQMESTGTEVPILVIDESVRHHQLERLQQTRDRRDKQAVVRTLDKLRHAAEAGDNTMLATIEAVREYATLGEICSALRDVYGVYEEPAI, encoded by the coding sequence ATGCCAACGACAGATACCGCAATTGAGCAGCCGCCGAAGGCTTCCGGAAACGCAGGCGAACGTAAGTCGAGCTTTCGGACGGTGTCACTGGACGAGGTGAATCGTCTCTACTCCCCGGCGGACGTCGCACAGATCAACACCGAAAACGACATCGGTTCGCCCGGAGAGTTTCCTTACACACGCGGAATTCACGCCAGCGGATACCGGGGCAAGCTTTGGACTATGCGGCAGTTCGCCGGGTTCGGCACGCCCGAAGAGACCAACCTCAGGTTCAAGTATCTTTCAAGGGAAGGCCAAACCGGGCTCTCGGTCGCGTATGACTTACCAACGTTGATGGGTTATGACGCGGACTCTCCTCTGTCAGAGGGAGAGGTCGGCAAATGCGGCGTGGCGGTTTCCTCGCTTGCCGACATGGAAGCTCTGTTCGACGGCATCGACCTGGAACAAGTGACTGTGTCGCAAACTATCAATGCGCCCGCGTCGGTTCTACTCGCGATGTATTTGGTGGTGGCCGAAAAACAAGGCGCCGATTGGAAGAAAATATCAGGCACGCTGCAGAACGACATTCTCAAAGAGTACATCGCGCAGAAGGAGTGGATTTACCCAATCCGCTCGGCAATGAAGCTCGTCATCGACACGTTCGAGTTCTGCACTGAGCAGGTGCCGCGGTACAACCCGATTTCGGTCAGCGGCTACCACATTCGTGAAGCCGGAGCGACCGCCCTGCAGGAACTCGCGTTTACGCTGCGCGATGGAATTGAGTATGTCGACTGGGGCATCCGCGCCGGGCTGGATATCGATCGCTTCGTGCCGCGAATTTCATTCTTTTTCAACGCGCACAATGACTTCTTTGAAGAGATTGCGAAGTACCGCGCGGCCAGAAGAATCTGGGCGAGAGTCATGCGTGATCGATTCGGTTCATCGAGTGAACGCACGTTGAAACTCAGGTTTCACACGCAGACAGCCGGCGTTTCTTTGACTGTGCAGCAACCGCTCAACAACGTCGTGCGCGTCGCAATCCAGGCGCTCGCCGGCGTGCTGGGCGGCACGAATTCGCTTCATACCGATTCTTACGATGAAGCGCTGGCGCTCCCGACTGATCGCGCCGCGCTACTTTCCCTGCGCACTCAACAAATCATTGCTGAAGAGAGCGGGGTTGCGAATACGGTTGACCCGCTGGGCGGTTCGTATTTTGTCGAATCGCTAACGCAAAAGATGGAAGACGGCGCGCGCGACTATTTCGAGCGAATCGATAACATGGGTGGGATGGTCGAAGCCATCGAAAAGGGTTTTCCGCAGAGAGAGATTCAGGACTCGGCCTATCAGTATCAGAAAGCGCTGGAGGCTGGAGAGCAGACGATTGTCGGCGTCAATAAGTATCAAATGGAGTCTACGGGCACTGAAGTTCCGATTCTCGTCATCGACGAATCCGTGCGGCACCACCAGCTTGAACGACTGCAACAGACGCGCGATCGGCGAGACAAGCAAGCGGTCGTAAGAACGTTGGACAAACTACGGCATGCGGCTGAGGCCGGTGACAACACAATGCTGGCGACCATCGAAGCTGTGCGTGAGTACGCTACGCTCGGGGAAATTTGTTCGGCCCTGCGCGACGTCTACGGCGTCTATGAAGAACCTGCTATCTAA
- a CDS encoding septum formation initiator family protein, translating to MSRTGASQLAVGSLPQHSRTVERALANTVRVVPSWIYLAMIVIATAAICVTVNFRGHTQLSAAERQFHQMETEIATLSRINASLQTEVIRLTTEPATIESAARARLGMVRPSDVVVPLKSRSATNLASISFVR from the coding sequence ATGTCCCGCACCGGGGCATCCCAACTGGCGGTTGGGTCGCTCCCGCAACACTCGCGAACAGTTGAACGTGCGTTAGCGAATACGGTCAGGGTGGTTCCCTCGTGGATTTACCTGGCAATGATAGTGATCGCGACCGCGGCGATTTGCGTAACCGTCAACTTCCGCGGGCACACGCAACTGAGCGCTGCCGAACGGCAGTTTCATCAGATGGAAACAGAGATTGCGACTCTGAGTCGCATCAACGCATCCCTGCAAACCGAAGTTATTCGACTCACAACGGAACCTGCGACAATCGAATCTGCGGCGAGAGCGCGTCTTGGTATGGTGCGGCCCAGCGATGTTGTGGTTCCGCTTAAATCTCGATCAGCTACAAATCTGGCGAGTATTTCCTTCGTCCGCTAA
- a CDS encoding radical SAM protein, which yields MKAIKVAERGLTLVAGGLFNAIQAVNKYKPNPSFTPKWSDKPLLKSWQKTKPTLGWPRTTDSLCPNCVIEAREQILSGQKDVSVLINEKVGEIKAQIIERDGEIWMIKDCPIHGSFEDMMAIDSKFLTHIEAMFPGRDIQSHNDEKLHNHGTSTIKYGRGAVLTVDLTNRCNMMCDPCFMDANQVGFVHELSMEEIREILDNAISIKPRRQMSVQFSGGEPTISPHFIEAIRYSRKVGYNSVQAATNGIEFAKSKEFCRQAAEAGLRYVYFQFDGIGNDANSHRQVGNLFDVKLRAINNLHEAGVEIVLVTTLVNGINNDQVGSIIRFALDNPKKIAFLSFQPVSFTGRDEAITPERRLQQRYTLSHLAHDVKNQVGITEPTRDWFPLSLMGAFADFADLVHGPDADWGQVSCGCHPNCGVGTAVMIDKETKEMSPVPAFLNIPGLVKDMRKITDAARGKWKSNFMMGLALLKHYQPFAAPSQFNLYELFKKFDKSFGLTGKDYGKVDGNRSAEDIEKRRSDRWNFLFIAGMWFQDLFNYDFRRTEMCIIPYGTQEGEISFCAYNTGIGWRNIIEHMHQNATVAKWYDEHGRHEIFAGGKAVPMADPTHNLKLNDIDLARPNKPQMEGPKTAHEEKVMMRKLYQDMVLKQQQLTKADNGDKPVQIQGLNGKKSAAVVTV from the coding sequence ATGAAAGCAATTAAAGTCGCTGAGCGAGGCTTGACCCTGGTAGCTGGTGGGCTATTCAACGCCATCCAGGCTGTAAATAAGTACAAGCCAAATCCTTCTTTTACCCCGAAGTGGTCCGACAAACCGCTGCTCAAGTCATGGCAAAAAACAAAGCCTACCTTGGGATGGCCGAGAACGACTGACTCGCTGTGCCCGAATTGTGTCATCGAGGCGCGTGAGCAAATCCTGAGCGGCCAGAAGGACGTCTCGGTACTCATCAACGAGAAGGTTGGTGAGATCAAAGCTCAGATTATTGAACGTGATGGCGAGATTTGGATGATCAAGGATTGTCCCATCCACGGTAGTTTCGAAGACATGATGGCCATCGACTCGAAATTCCTCACGCATATCGAGGCGATGTTCCCCGGTCGAGATATCCAGTCGCATAACGACGAAAAGCTGCACAATCATGGCACCAGCACGATCAAATACGGTCGCGGTGCGGTGCTTACGGTCGACCTGACAAATCGCTGCAACATGATGTGCGATCCATGCTTCATGGACGCGAACCAGGTTGGGTTCGTCCATGAACTGAGCATGGAAGAGATTAGAGAGATTTTGGACAACGCGATCTCGATTAAGCCTCGCCGGCAGATGTCGGTGCAGTTCTCAGGCGGTGAACCGACGATTTCACCGCACTTCATTGAGGCGATTCGATACTCGCGGAAGGTTGGATACAACTCGGTCCAGGCGGCGACTAACGGTATCGAGTTCGCCAAGAGCAAAGAGTTCTGCCGTCAGGCCGCTGAAGCGGGTCTGCGTTACGTCTATTTTCAGTTCGACGGAATCGGCAACGATGCGAACAGCCACCGTCAGGTCGGCAATCTATTCGACGTGAAGCTCCGCGCGATTAACAATCTGCACGAGGCGGGCGTTGAAATCGTACTCGTTACCACGCTCGTCAACGGCATCAACAATGATCAGGTAGGTTCGATCATCCGTTTCGCGCTCGACAATCCCAAGAAGATTGCGTTTCTTTCGTTCCAGCCCGTTTCGTTCACCGGTCGTGATGAAGCAATTACACCTGAACGACGGCTGCAACAGCGCTATACGCTGTCGCACCTCGCACACGACGTGAAAAACCAGGTTGGCATCACTGAGCCGACGCGCGATTGGTTCCCGCTCTCGCTCATGGGCGCGTTTGCAGACTTTGCGGATCTCGTGCACGGTCCTGACGCTGACTGGGGCCAGGTTTCGTGCGGCTGCCATCCGAACTGCGGCGTGGGCACGGCCGTCATGATCGACAAAGAAACCAAGGAAATGAGTCCGGTTCCGGCGTTCCTGAATATTCCCGGTCTGGTGAAAGACATGCGGAAGATCACCGATGCGGCCCGCGGCAAATGGAAGTCGAACTTCATGATGGGGCTCGCTCTGCTGAAGCACTATCAACCGTTTGCGGCGCCCTCGCAGTTCAACCTGTATGAGCTCTTCAAGAAGTTCGACAAGTCCTTCGGCCTGACGGGAAAAGATTACGGCAAGGTCGACGGCAATCGGAGCGCCGAGGATATTGAGAAGCGTCGCTCGGATCGTTGGAACTTCCTGTTCATCGCGGGCATGTGGTTCCAGGATCTCTTCAATTACGACTTCCGCCGTACGGAGATGTGCATCATTCCCTACGGCACGCAGGAAGGCGAGATTAGCTTCTGCGCTTACAACACGGGCATCGGCTGGCGCAACATCATTGAGCACATGCACCAGAACGCGACCGTCGCCAAGTGGTACGACGAACACGGCCGCCACGAGATTTTTGCGGGTGGCAAAGCTGTTCCGATGGCTGACCCGACGCACAATCTCAAACTGAACGACATCGACCTGGCGCGTCCGAACAAGCCGCAGATGGAAGGGCCGAAGACGGCGCACGAAGAAAAAGTGATGATGCGGAAGCTTTATCAGGATATGGTGCTGAAGCAACAGCAACTCACGAAAGCGGACAACGGTGACAAGCCCGTCCAAATTCAGGGGCTCAACGGCAAGAAAAGCGCTGCCGTGGTCACGGTCTAA
- the rpsU gene encoding 30S ribosomal protein S21, protein MAVVNVNPGESIESALRRFKRKVMTEEIIKDAKKHAFFMPPGQKAKLKSALARKRNKKKARPRPRPTN, encoded by the coding sequence ATGGCAGTAGTGAACGTCAATCCCGGCGAGTCAATCGAAAGCGCGCTCCGTCGCTTCAAGCGCAAGGTGATGACCGAAGAAATCATCAAAGACGCGAAGAAGCATGCTTTCTTTATGCCGCCGGGACAAAAGGCGAAACTCAAATCGGCTTTGGCTCGCAAACGTAACAAGAAGAAGGCACGTCCGCGGCCCCGTCCGACTAATTGA
- the surE gene encoding 5'/3'-nucleotidase SurE — MTRILITNDDGIHSDGLGTLERALRELGDVYVVAPASEMSGASHSLTLARPLRIRQVDSRHWTVDGTPTDCVTLALHKILGEDEHPHVCVSGINHGGNLGDDATYSGTVAGALEATILGVPGLAVSLVARENFDFAEAARFAVLATKKILSEGLPEGTLLNMNVPQGEIKGVRVTRQGIKNARPVITEHIDPRGKPYFWIGEQYFRSNAEGGTDYRAIEEGYVSITPLKSDMTDHALLSSLDSWSYLNSVEVLQS, encoded by the coding sequence ATGACGCGCATTTTGATCACAAACGATGACGGCATCCACTCCGACGGGCTTGGCACCTTGGAGCGCGCGCTTCGCGAATTGGGTGACGTGTACGTGGTTGCGCCCGCATCTGAAATGAGCGGCGCATCGCACAGCCTCACACTGGCGCGGCCGCTGCGCATTCGCCAGGTAGACAGCCGGCACTGGACCGTGGATGGCACACCGACTGATTGTGTAACTCTCGCGCTCCACAAAATTCTTGGAGAGGACGAACATCCGCACGTTTGCGTCTCAGGCATTAACCACGGCGGCAATCTGGGTGATGACGCGACTTACTCGGGAACTGTGGCCGGCGCGCTGGAAGCGACGATCCTCGGCGTTCCGGGGCTCGCCGTGAGTCTGGTGGCGCGTGAGAACTTTGATTTTGCGGAAGCGGCGCGCTTCGCGGTGCTCGCCACCAAAAAAATTCTCAGCGAAGGTTTGCCGGAGGGCACGCTGCTGAACATGAACGTGCCGCAAGGCGAAATCAAAGGCGTGCGCGTCACGCGACAAGGCATTAAGAATGCGCGTCCCGTGATCACTGAGCACATCGATCCGCGGGGCAAACCTTACTTTTGGATTGGCGAACAGTATTTTCGTTCGAACGCGGAAGGCGGCACGGACTATAGAGCAATCGAAGAAGGCTACGTTTCAATCACTCCCTTGAAGAGCGACATGACTGACCACGCCCTCTTGTCGTCCCTGGATTCCTGGAGCTACCTGAACTCTGTAGAAGTGCTCCAAAGTTAA
- a CDS encoding protein-L-isoaspartate(D-aspartate) O-methyltransferase: MSFSSQATTLKAEYRIPRERMVERLRDHYGIKDQQVLNAMLTVPRHFFVSQALQGTAYGDHALPIDFNQTISQPYIVGRMTELLELDKKSRVLEIGAGSGYQTAVLAQLASQVFAIERIGELARQAHARLRELGIHNATVKAFDGTLGWKAHGPYDAILVAAGGPVIPDPLVSQLQIGGRLVIPIGETRESQKLVRVIKTETSHKAEEHGACQFVPLIGQHGWST; this comes from the coding sequence TTGAGTTTCTCTTCACAAGCAACAACGCTCAAAGCCGAGTACCGCATTCCGCGCGAGCGCATGGTCGAACGGCTGCGCGATCATTACGGCATCAAAGATCAGCAGGTGCTCAATGCGATGTTGACCGTGCCGCGGCACTTCTTCGTGTCGCAGGCCTTGCAGGGAACGGCGTACGGCGACCACGCTTTGCCCATCGATTTTAATCAGACGATTTCACAGCCATATATCGTCGGGCGCATGACGGAACTGCTGGAGCTCGACAAGAAAAGTCGCGTGCTCGAGATTGGCGCCGGCTCAGGTTATCAAACCGCGGTGCTCGCGCAGCTTGCTTCGCAAGTATTTGCCATTGAGCGCATCGGCGAACTCGCACGTCAAGCTCATGCGCGGCTTCGTGAGCTCGGGATTCATAACGCGACGGTCAAAGCTTTCGACGGCACGCTTGGCTGGAAAGCCCATGGCCCCTACGATGCAATTCTGGTGGCCGCGGGCGGACCGGTCATTCCTGATCCCCTCGTTTCACAATTACAAATCGGAGGCCGTCTGGTGATTCCCATCGGAGAGACGCGCGAGTCACAGAAGCTGGTGCGCGTGATCAAGACCGAGACGTCACACAAAGCTGAAGAGCACGGCGCTTGTCAGTTTGTGCCGCTAATCGGACAGCATGGCTGGTCAACTTAA